The following nucleotide sequence is from Hevea brasiliensis isolate MT/VB/25A 57/8 chromosome 7, ASM3005281v1, whole genome shotgun sequence.
ggattaaaaatccataaaatattcgtggtagcttagaaaattacgattctttttgcaatagcttagtaatatttctaaggacatgcgtagttttataattttagagcttatttgagcagtttttgcaaaaatgatcaattataaggactaaattgaaattttacatattgtgatggatgattgatttgatgggcccaggaggggctgtgtgatgtgattgagttgtggatatatggattgtggatatagaagtgtgttttgagcccttttacaggttgggtaggtcctaggtataggggagactctgccggattttcggcatgacttaggacgtattgggtcttttcttgatttgtattgagtcatttgtattaaatgattgtaataaaattgtcaggtgagccgggacagccttcttcctccgccttaCTCGGTGACCAAatccaagtctgtgagtaaaatattaattttaattgtaatttcgatattattatatgttcggatgcccatgcatcacttatatgcatatatttatgtagttaaactctaggcacgatttatgatgcattgataactattaaagtgccatgatgttgttgtggtaatttggagcagtgtgcgtgcgttggcgtgcgtgtgatgtggtgtggactatggataggacgggtagtcacggcttgagttcttcgctgggacccgatccttcgaggggtagtcacggcttgagttctttgctgggaccctcgatttggtttattagcgaaagtccggcttgagttcttcaccgcacgagttggatttaagagagctgtataggggatcagctcccatatgttatgattgatgctacagggtgcgtgagtgctccaaattacctttttgatgttatgatgtgaaaatgatgttgatgttgcatttcactctacagggtgcattagttttagatagttatagagattatggttaaaattgatattttactctctgagtcgaacgctcactcctgttcaatatttttttcaggctacaggaggattttatttttggttaacctgcttttctccttcgcaggttgtttatcaatatttgtgtaattttatttactcctagaattttcgcatgtgttagaagtatttatttgattatggtctgtaatattattatcatgttggacctgtaaacatataatgatatgtatgtttgatggattggatgagggagctgagctcccatttatttttatgaggatatgagtatgtggagggtgagctgagctccccaattgagtatttattatgtttacaggtcaggtgagtcgaaaactccccgttggaaagtctattttatggccggactctgtccgtttggtttcttgaaattgggcccaaatgggccttagagttgggttaatgaacagttaggcttactacgggcctcgagggctttaggctggcccaggtcctagtgccggtccggcccataggttgggtcgtgacatataaTACAGTATGTTACgtgataataatataaaaaagaatGTTACATATTAGTTAAAGACTTTTGAAAATACCttcttactttatatatatatatatatatatatatatatatatatatatatatatatatattctaaaataatttttttttcattttttttacatatatcatgatgtttttttttttaaaaaaatttaatcacaATATCAAACGAGAACTAAGAACTCATTAGTTTTGGCCtttttaaatttagtttttattttcataattttattataaaatttatcagATTTAccttagataaaaataaatattttttattaattattttttaattattttagatattattttaaaattactacttaaaatttttaaatacttGAAATAATGTTTTCTTAAAATCATTCATTAAGGAAATTTAATGTTGACATGTCTAAACTAATTTAAAAATGTGCTAAtcgtaataataaaaaaaaggcttgattaaaaatattttcagtgtgaattaatttaaaagaaattacattttattattttaatataattagttTCAATCAAACTCTAACTTGAACTCTCATAGTTTCAGAATTTCCATCAAATGATTTTGAAGCAAATGACAGGGATACATACACTCTCTCTTAGAACTTTTGctcaaatttttattgtattaTTCAGTAAAATGAAGCTCCAGGCAGCAAAAATCaatcttttaattaaattaaacaatCATGTTTGATATGTTTGAGTAAACTGAACTCCCAAATTCCCAGCAAAGTTTATCCAGCATTGATAAATGAGGGATGGAGAGAGGATGATGAACTCACAAAGAGTCCAAAAGCCAAAATTCATCTTTGACGCTTTCAAAACACAAATATATGTACATGATGAGATGGTACTGACGAGCAACGAATTCATAGCATTTCCCTTTTACAAAACTAAGAACAAACTACAAGATAGTAATGTAAACAAGAGGAGGTATAAGAACCATAAATCACATAAAAAAAGTTCTAAATCTGTGTGCTCTTATCACTGATAAACTCACACCACAAATTAACAGCAAAACCCTAAGATTTCAACAAAAAAGAGGGGGAAAAGGTAAAAAACGCAAAAACAAATGTaaacaaggggatgcgtatgttAAAATCACCTAGAATTAAACGCTATTTAGCAAGTCAAGACGAGAAGAGAGGCGGCCGACGTGTTCCTGCTGCTCTTGAAGCCTTCGCTTGAGGTAGGTCACGAGGATCTCCATAACAGAAACGAACCGGTTCATTTCCTCAAGCCGGCGATTGAGCTCGGCTTCTAGAGCCCTGACTCGTTCTAGGCGAGCTTCGGTCTCGGCGAAGCGGCTCCGAAGATCCACTACAGATGTGTCGTCGTGGGATTGGCGGTTTCTTGAGGGGATTAGGTCGTCAGGTGACAAGGAATGTTGGTGGCCGCAGCAGTAACACATCGAATGAAGGGAATGAGATTCTCAAGGGTGGGTGGGTACAGAGTAGATGGAACTCTGGAAGAGAAAGCGTGGATATTGGAGAAAGAGAGAATTTTACCTAACCTATCACGCTACAAGGGGATCAAAGATCAGAATCCCAGTTTTTATTAGAACAGTTTTTAGCGGGGAGGTGGTTAATCTACAGCCCCaggttagatttttttttttttttttcattttcttggtAAATTTCAAAAAATACCTGGTGGTtcaagataaattataatttaatttttaaaatttatcatttaTTTGAATTGAGGGGAATGgataaaggaaaataaattaatttttataaattttttatttgcatagagaaaaaaaataaaaagaaaggaggagaaatttaatttctcacttttatgtaattaattcaaaatatttctctctaaattaatgtgaaataaaaagaaattaagagaaattgatattatttaatttattttaaaatatttaaatatttttttataatataataaatataaaaaaataaagtataatattttttttctatttttttaaataaaataatttttattattttataaatgatAATATAGGCATTCAAGATATGTTGAAGTCAAAAAAAGGAATTTTTTTTacttataacttttttttttggtGATTGTGGTAAGAAgaaaggaattaaaaaaaaaaattgagaaatcatATTTTTATCCTACTCTAATAATTTAGTCAAAcaatacaaaataaattaaattaatcttcttttctctttatttttttctttaattactctTAATTTACTTTGCAAAATTAAAAATCTAAATAAAGGGTTAGTGAAATCTATATattagtctttatatttttaaaaatttatttatttagttattcccaatttaataagcatatatATTAgtcatttttttcaatttaatgttaattatataaaaaataaaatattcttaactgtatttttaatataaaataatttaatttttaaaattttattttatgaataaaatagttatttaaatttaatttattattttatttataatgaaatattattataaatttatatgatAAATAATccctttattttataatatttcttattttaattatattttattttttcaatatttCAAGTATATGGGTCCGGGAGCCTCATACCATATACTTTATACTTATACTCATGCCCAATGCCTCTTCCCACTCTTAGGTACTCTCAGGCTGCGGGCCCTTTTGTCCTCATATACAACATACAGTATGAGAATCGTAGCTTTCTAGATCAAAACAGATGCATTTCTGATACACAAGATCCTCACATGAGGCGAATGTAAAGCATGCGTGCAACTGAGTTACAGGAAATAGCATACATTCTTGGAGTTTCAGAAGAGAAGAGAGGAACTCAGAAAGCCATAGAGAAACACACCAGATTTTATTTTTTCTATGATTGTCTTTTACAACTGAAGGAGGTTTCCTTATATAGAGGAGAAACCTTAAGAACacgacaaataaaaataattaaacagaCAAGCTTTCAAAAAGAAAGCTGATTACAAACTTTGAATAAAGCAACACACTTTGAATAAAGCAACACACTTTAAATAATACACAGACACACTTAGTGGAGGGACCAGCCAACAGTGATAAAGTTTACGGGCATATATGGCTTTATGGGGATCTAGACAGGTTATAGTTCCTGTAGTCTGAGCTGTCAGAGTCAACATCACTATAAAAGCTATGATACCAGGGCTCTCTTTCTTCAAATGAGGTGGGGGTAGCGCTTGCTATAACTTCACGTGCTTTAACATCCATTGGGTCTTGTGAGTCTTGAAAGACAGGATTGGAATAGTCAGTGGGGCTGTTGCCTAGGGAAGTGCATGTGACTGAAGTATCCAACGCTGGTCTATAATTATTAATGTCACACAAGTAATGTGCCAACTGGCGTCTCAGAGGTCCCATGTGGTCCTTATCAATAATGGTTCCTTTAAAAGTCCGCCACTCATAATTGTGGTTTTGTGACCAAAGCAAGCcatcaagtcttttggaaaaagGCCAATGGAAAATAAAAATAGACTGGACTGTGTTTTGTTGGGCCGGAGGCCTGTCTTCAATACCATGGGAGTCTATGAGTCTTCTGAGTGTGTAAGCCCAAGTTGATAAAGGCTGAAACCATTCTAGGAATCTTGAGAGCAATGTCCTAGATGTGTGGTTTTGGACATAGTAAAAAAGACCCAAGGTGGGAAATTCAATGGCTACAGAATACAGGGTGGTCAAGCACCAGAGAAACCAGAGTTCTTCAAGGGGTAATCTAGCTGGAAATAAGAAGCAGGAGGAATGATATTTCTGAGGACATCTCTTGCACTCTAAAAATGAAATAGGTGGTTTTTGGCATAGGTTTGGAGTTCTGCAGGAGTCATGGAAGGTGAGCTTCCAGGCGAAAAGT
It contains:
- the LOC110656725 gene encoding protein SKIP34; amino-acid sequence: MCYCCGHQHSLSPDDLIPSRNRQSHDDTSVVDLRSRFAETEARLERVRALEAELNRRLEEMNRFVSVMEILVTYLKRRLQEQQEHVGRLSSRLDLLNSV